One Agrobacterium vaccinii DNA window includes the following coding sequences:
- a CDS encoding GlsB/YeaQ/YmgE family stress response membrane protein, with protein MESVGWIAAIIIGGLAGWLAGKLMDMRFGIFMNIVLGIVGSVVAVAVLRTFDVFVQDSRLGYFVTSFLGASLLLFLAKLVRR; from the coding sequence ATGGAAAGTGTAGGGTGGATAGCGGCCATCATCATCGGCGGTCTGGCCGGTTGGTTGGCGGGCAAGCTCATGGATATGCGCTTTGGCATCTTCATGAATATCGTGCTGGGCATTGTCGGCTCGGTCGTGGCGGTTGCGGTGCTGCGTACATTTGACGTGTTCGTGCAGGACAGCAGGCTCGGATATTTCGTCACATCTTTCTTAGGCGCAAGCCTTCTGTTATTCCTCGCCAAGCTGGTCAGGCGTTAG
- a CDS encoding GlsB/YeaQ/YmgE family stress response membrane protein, with translation MSIATEAWVVFLLIGLVAGFLASLVVGGGGLIGCLLSGVIGAFVGGYLFNALGISLGIENALVVQIIHATVGAIIVTLIARLIA, from the coding sequence ATGTCGATTGCCACGGAAGCCTGGGTTGTTTTTCTACTGATCGGCCTCGTTGCCGGTTTTCTTGCAAGCCTCGTCGTTGGCGGTGGCGGCTTGATTGGGTGCCTGTTGAGCGGCGTGATCGGCGCATTTGTCGGCGGTTATCTGTTCAATGCCCTCGGCATTTCGCTCGGTATTGAAAACGCACTGGTGGTGCAGATCATCCACGCGACGGTGGGCGCGATTATCGTGACGCTGATTGCAAGATTGATCGCCTGA
- the lpdA gene encoding dihydrolipoyl dehydrogenase: MAQSYDVIIIGSGPGGYVTAIRAAQLGLKTAIVEREHLGGICLNWGCIPTKALLRSAEVLDNSNHAKNYGLKLEGTITADVKEVVARSRGVSARLNGGVAYLMKKNKIDVIWGEAKLTKANEIVVGKISKPIVQPQNPVPKGVLGEGTYTAKHIIVATGARPRALPGIEPDGKLIWTYFEAMKPDFMPKSIVVMGSGAIGIEFASFYRSMGVDVTVVELMANVMPVEDAEISAFARKQLEKRGLKIITEAKVSKVETGSDSITAHVETKDGKVQKITADRLISAVGVQGNIENLGLEALGVKTDRGCVVIDGYGKTNVPGLYAIGDVAGPPMLAHKAEHEGVICIEKIAGLPNVHAMDKLKIPGCTYCNPQVASVGLTEAKAKEQGREIRVGRYSFAANGKAIALGEDQGMVKTIFDKKTGELIGAHMVGAEVTELIQGFVVAMNLETTEEELMHTIFPHPTLSEMMKESVLDAYGRVLNA; the protein is encoded by the coding sequence ATGGCTCAGTCTTATGACGTCATCATCATCGGTTCGGGTCCGGGCGGTTACGTCACGGCCATCCGTGCTGCGCAATTGGGCCTCAAGACGGCCATCGTCGAGCGCGAGCATCTGGGCGGCATCTGCCTGAACTGGGGCTGCATTCCCACCAAGGCTCTGCTGCGCTCTGCCGAAGTGCTGGATAATTCCAACCACGCCAAGAATTACGGCCTGAAGCTGGAAGGCACGATTACCGCCGACGTCAAGGAAGTCGTCGCCCGTTCGCGTGGCGTGTCTGCGCGCCTCAATGGTGGCGTTGCCTACCTGATGAAGAAGAACAAGATCGACGTCATCTGGGGCGAGGCAAAGCTGACCAAGGCGAATGAGATCGTCGTCGGCAAGATTTCCAAGCCCATCGTCCAGCCACAGAACCCGGTTCCGAAGGGCGTTCTGGGCGAGGGCACTTATACTGCCAAGCACATCATCGTCGCCACGGGCGCCCGTCCACGCGCATTGCCCGGCATCGAGCCGGATGGCAAGCTGATCTGGACCTATTTCGAAGCCATGAAGCCGGACTTTATGCCGAAATCCATCGTCGTCATGGGCTCCGGTGCCATCGGCATCGAGTTCGCGTCTTTCTATCGCTCCATGGGCGTGGATGTCACGGTGGTGGAACTGATGGCCAATGTGATGCCGGTGGAAGATGCCGAGATTTCGGCCTTCGCCCGCAAACAGCTCGAGAAGCGCGGCCTCAAGATCATCACCGAAGCCAAGGTTTCCAAGGTTGAAACGGGTTCCGACTCGATCACCGCCCATGTCGAAACCAAGGACGGCAAGGTGCAGAAGATCACGGCTGATCGCCTGATTTCGGCTGTTGGCGTGCAGGGTAATATCGAGAATCTCGGTCTGGAGGCGCTCGGCGTCAAGACGGATCGCGGCTGCGTGGTCATCGATGGCTATGGTAAGACCAATGTTCCCGGCCTCTACGCCATCGGTGATGTCGCTGGCCCACCAATGCTGGCGCACAAGGCTGAGCATGAGGGAGTGATCTGCATCGAAAAGATTGCCGGTCTGCCGAATGTTCACGCGATGGACAAGTTAAAAATCCCCGGCTGCACCTATTGCAATCCGCAGGTCGCCTCGGTTGGTCTGACGGAAGCCAAGGCAAAGGAGCAGGGACGCGAGATCCGGGTCGGTCGCTATTCCTTTGCGGCCAACGGCAAGGCGATTGCGCTGGGTGAAGATCAGGGCATGGTCAAGACCATTTTCGATAAGAAGACCGGCGAGCTGATCGGCGCGCATATGGTGGGTGCGGAAGTGACCGAACTTATCCAGGGCTTCGTTGTCGCCATGAACCTGGAGACGACAGAAGAAGAACTGATGCACACGATCTTCCCGCATCCGACGCTGTCGGAAATGATGAAGGAAAGCGTGCTGGACGCCTATGGGCGCGTGCTGAACGCTTGA
- a CDS encoding SGNH/GDSL hydrolase family protein produces the protein MTKTVLCYGDSLTWGFDAENLGRHAFEDRWPSVLQKALGTDVNVIAEGLNGRTTAYDDHLADCDRNGARILPTLLHSHAPLDLVIIMLGTNDLKRGIGSGNAVGAVKGVERLINLVRSHVWSFDDEQPEILIVSAPHICETGNEMFAAMFIDAVEESQMMGSLYRDLADEKGCGFFDAASVAVTTPVDGVHLDAENTRAIGRGLEPVVRMMLGL, from the coding sequence ATGACGAAAACCGTTCTGTGCTATGGCGACAGTCTGACCTGGGGTTTCGACGCCGAAAATCTCGGTCGTCATGCCTTTGAAGATCGCTGGCCGAGCGTTTTGCAAAAGGCGCTGGGAACGGATGTCAATGTCATTGCCGAAGGGCTGAACGGCAGAACCACGGCCTACGACGATCATCTGGCTGATTGCGATCGTAACGGTGCGCGCATATTGCCGACGTTGCTGCACAGTCACGCCCCGCTTGATCTTGTCATCATCATGCTGGGCACGAACGATCTGAAGCGCGGTATCGGTAGCGGCAACGCTGTTGGTGCGGTGAAGGGTGTCGAGCGGCTTATCAATCTCGTGCGCAGCCACGTCTGGTCGTTCGATGACGAGCAGCCGGAAATCCTGATCGTTTCGGCTCCGCATATTTGCGAAACAGGCAATGAGATGTTCGCTGCCATGTTCATCGATGCGGTTGAGGAATCGCAAATGATGGGGTCGCTCTATCGAGATCTGGCGGATGAGAAGGGCTGCGGGTTCTTCGATGCAGCCTCCGTTGCAGTGACGACGCCTGTCGATGGCGTTCATCTGGATGCAGAAAACACACGTGCGATTGGAAGAGGCCTCGAGCCCGTCGTTCGCATGATGCTTGGACTATAG
- a CDS encoding pyruvate dehydrogenase complex dihydrolipoamide acetyltransferase has product MPINITMPALSPTMEEGNLTKWLVKEGDKVGPGDVIAEIETDKATMEVEAVDEGVVAKLVVPAGSEAVKVNAVIAILAAEGEDVGEAAKGGDAAPAKAEAKAESPKQEAAKADAPKETKTEAAPAKAEKPVADQGPAPSTPAPVSKDGERIFASPLARRLAKEAGLDLSAVSGSGPHGRIVKTDVEKAASSGGAKAAPAATPSAGTAAPAPAKGPSDEYVLKLFAEGSYELLPHDGMRKTIASRLTESTQTVPSYTVSMECELDAMLKLRAEINASAPVKKTEKGEVPAFKLSVNDFIIKAMALALRDVPMANASWTSTARVLHKHADVGVAVSIPDGLITPIVRNAETKTLSVISNEVKDLAKRARDKKLKPEEYQGGTTSVSNLGMFGVSSFTSIVNLPQASIVSIGAGVEKPVVRNGKIEMGTVMTATFAFDHRVIDGALGAELASAFKRYIENPMGMLV; this is encoded by the coding sequence ATGCCTATCAACATCACAATGCCTGCCCTTTCGCCAACCATGGAAGAGGGAAATCTCACCAAGTGGCTGGTCAAGGAAGGCGATAAGGTTGGTCCTGGCGACGTGATTGCCGAGATCGAGACCGACAAGGCGACCATGGAAGTGGAAGCCGTGGACGAAGGCGTCGTTGCCAAGCTCGTCGTTCCAGCTGGTTCCGAGGCTGTCAAGGTCAATGCCGTGATCGCGATCCTCGCTGCCGAAGGCGAAGACGTGGGCGAAGCTGCCAAGGGTGGCGATGCCGCCCCTGCAAAGGCTGAGGCCAAGGCCGAATCTCCGAAGCAGGAAGCTGCGAAGGCCGACGCGCCGAAGGAGACAAAGACCGAGGCCGCTCCTGCCAAGGCTGAAAAGCCTGTGGCTGATCAGGGTCCGGCGCCATCGACGCCCGCACCAGTCTCCAAGGATGGCGAACGCATTTTCGCGTCTCCGCTGGCCCGTCGTCTGGCCAAGGAAGCCGGTCTTGATCTTTCGGCTGTGTCTGGCTCCGGCCCGCATGGTCGCATCGTCAAGACGGACGTTGAAAAAGCGGCAAGCTCTGGCGGTGCCAAGGCGGCTCCGGCTGCTACACCATCCGCTGGCACCGCCGCTCCGGCTCCAGCCAAGGGTCCGTCGGACGAATACGTTCTCAAGCTGTTTGCGGAAGGCTCCTACGAGCTTCTGCCGCACGACGGCATGCGCAAGACGATTGCCTCGCGCCTGACTGAGTCGACGCAAACGGTGCCGTCCTACACGGTCTCGATGGAATGCGAACTCGATGCGATGCTGAAGCTGCGCGCCGAGATCAATGCTTCCGCACCGGTGAAGAAGACGGAAAAGGGCGAGGTTCCGGCCTTCAAGCTTTCCGTCAACGACTTCATCATCAAGGCGATGGCGCTTGCTTTGCGTGACGTTCCGATGGCGAATGCTTCGTGGACCTCGACAGCTCGCGTTCTGCACAAGCACGCCGATGTCGGTGTCGCCGTGTCCATCCCGGATGGTCTGATCACGCCAATCGTGCGCAATGCCGAGACGAAGACGCTTTCGGTCATCTCCAACGAGGTCAAGGATCTTGCCAAGCGTGCGCGTGACAAGAAGCTGAAGCCGGAAGAATACCAGGGCGGCACGACATCCGTGTCCAACCTCGGCATGTTCGGCGTGTCTTCCTTCACGTCCATCGTCAATCTGCCGCAGGCTTCCATCGTGTCGATTGGTGCCGGCGTCGAAAAGCCGGTGGTGCGTAACGGCAAGATTGAAATGGGTACGGTCATGACCGCAACCTTCGCCTTCGACCACCGCGTCATTGATGGCGCGCTCGGTGCAGAACTCGCATCTGCCTTCAAGCGCTACATCGAAAACCCGATGGGCATGTTGGTGTAA
- a CDS encoding pyruvate dehydrogenase complex E1 component subunit beta, with translation MPIEILMPALSPTMEEGTLSKWLKKEGDKVSSGDAIAEIETDKATMEVEAVDEGVIGKLLIEAGTEGVKVNTAIAVLLQDGESADDLSASSAPKKEEPKADAANSGSDAAGGKTREASEEPSADKEAAKVPAAPKIEVAADPDIPEGTEFVTQTVREALRDAMAEEMRSDENVFVMGEEVAEYQGAYKITQGLLQEFGAKRVIDTPITEHGFAGIGVGAAMTGLRPIVEFMTFNFAMQAIDQIVNSAAKTLYMSGGQMGAPMVFRGPSGAAARVAAQHSQCYAAWYSHIPGLKVIMPYTAADAKGLLKAAIRDPNPIIFLENEILYGQSFEVPKMDDFVLPIGKARIHRKGKDATIVSFGIGMTYAIKAVAELEKLGIDVELIDLRTIRPMDLPTVIESVKKTGRLVTVEEGFPQSSVGDFISNSVQRAAFDYLDAPILTIAGKDVPMPYAANLEKLALPNVDEVIQAVKTVCYK, from the coding sequence ATGCCTATAGAAATTCTCATGCCCGCCCTTTCCCCAACCATGGAGGAAGGCACGCTTTCCAAGTGGCTGAAGAAAGAGGGTGACAAAGTTTCCTCCGGTGACGCGATTGCTGAAATCGAAACCGACAAGGCAACGATGGAAGTCGAAGCCGTGGATGAAGGCGTCATCGGCAAGCTGCTGATCGAAGCTGGCACCGAAGGCGTCAAGGTCAACACCGCCATTGCCGTGCTGCTTCAGGACGGCGAAAGCGCTGACGATCTGTCTGCGTCTTCCGCACCGAAGAAGGAAGAGCCGAAGGCAGACGCTGCCAATTCCGGTTCCGACGCTGCTGGCGGCAAGACCCGCGAAGCCAGCGAAGAGCCTTCTGCCGACAAGGAAGCCGCAAAGGTTCCGGCCGCGCCAAAGATCGAAGTTGCTGCTGACCCGGATATCCCTGAGGGCACCGAGTTCGTGACACAGACGGTGCGCGAAGCACTGCGCGATGCGATGGCGGAAGAAATGCGCTCCGACGAGAACGTTTTCGTCATGGGTGAAGAAGTCGCCGAATACCAGGGCGCCTACAAGATCACTCAGGGTCTTCTGCAGGAATTCGGCGCCAAGCGTGTTATCGATACGCCGATCACCGAACACGGCTTTGCCGGTATCGGCGTCGGTGCAGCGATGACGGGTCTGCGCCCCATCGTTGAATTCATGACATTCAACTTCGCCATGCAGGCCATCGACCAAATCGTCAACTCCGCTGCCAAGACGCTCTACATGTCTGGCGGTCAGATGGGTGCGCCGATGGTGTTTCGTGGTCCGTCGGGTGCTGCTGCCCGCGTGGCCGCTCAGCACTCGCAGTGCTATGCCGCATGGTACAGCCATATTCCAGGCCTCAAGGTCATTATGCCTTACACGGCTGCTGACGCCAAGGGTCTGCTCAAGGCTGCGATCCGCGATCCGAACCCGATCATCTTCCTCGAAAACGAAATTCTGTACGGTCAGAGCTTCGAAGTTCCGAAGATGGACGATTTCGTTCTGCCAATCGGCAAGGCGCGCATTCACCGCAAGGGCAAGGATGCGACCATCGTTTCCTTCGGTATCGGCATGACCTACGCGATCAAGGCGGTTGCGGAACTCGAAAAGCTCGGCATCGACGTCGAACTGATCGACCTGCGCACCATCCGTCCGATGGACCTGCCGACGGTGATCGAATCGGTCAAGAAGACGGGTCGTTTGGTGACCGTGGAAGAAGGCTTCCCGCAGTCATCGGTCGGTGACTTCATTTCCAACAGCGTTCAGCGTGCCGCATTCGACTACCTCGATGCGCCGATCCTGACGATTGCTGGCAAGGACGTTCCGATGCCGTATGCTGCGAACCTCGAAAAACTGGCTTTGCCGAATGTTGATGAAGTCATTCAGGCCGTCAAAACCGTCTGCTACAAATGA
- the pdhA gene encoding pyruvate dehydrogenase (acetyl-transferring) E1 component subunit alpha: MAPRKTATVSGRKTTAKTATKEFTGKNTPDFGKDEELHAYREMLLIRRFEEKAGQLYGMGFIGGFCHLYIGQEAVVVGMNMSQKEGDQVITAYRDHGHMLAAGMSARGVMAELTGRQGGLSKGKGGSMHMFSKEKHFYGGHGIVGAQVSLGTGLAFANKYRGNDSVSVAYFGDGAANQGQVYESFNMAALWKLPIIYIVENNHYAMGTSTARATAQSNYSLRGSGFGIPGVQVDGMDVRAVKAAADEALEHCRSGKGPIILEMLTYRYRGHSMSDPAKYRSKDEVQKMRAEHDPIEQVKARLLQQGWATEDELKAIDKDVRDVVADSAEFAQTDPEPDVSELYTDILL; the protein is encoded by the coding sequence ATGGCGCCGCGAAAAACCGCGACCGTATCCGGCCGCAAGACTACGGCAAAGACCGCCACCAAGGAATTCACCGGCAAGAATACGCCGGACTTTGGTAAAGACGAAGAGTTGCACGCCTATCGTGAAATGCTTCTGATCCGTCGATTCGAAGAAAAGGCTGGCCAGCTCTACGGCATGGGCTTCATCGGTGGTTTCTGTCACCTCTATATCGGGCAGGAAGCTGTCGTTGTCGGCATGAACATGTCGCAGAAGGAAGGCGATCAGGTCATCACCGCTTACCGTGACCACGGCCACATGCTGGCTGCTGGCATGAGCGCACGTGGCGTCATGGCCGAGTTGACCGGACGCCAGGGCGGCTTGTCCAAGGGCAAGGGCGGCTCCATGCACATGTTCTCCAAGGAAAAGCATTTCTACGGCGGACACGGCATCGTGGGTGCTCAGGTTTCTCTGGGAACCGGTCTTGCCTTCGCCAACAAGTACCGTGGCAATGACAGCGTTTCCGTTGCTTACTTCGGTGATGGCGCGGCCAACCAGGGTCAGGTCTACGAGAGCTTCAACATGGCTGCTCTCTGGAAGCTGCCGATCATCTATATCGTCGAAAACAACCACTACGCGATGGGCACGTCTACCGCCCGCGCCACGGCGCAGTCCAATTACTCGCTGCGTGGTTCCGGTTTCGGCATTCCCGGCGTGCAGGTCGATGGCATGGATGTCCGTGCGGTAAAGGCGGCTGCGGACGAAGCGCTTGAGCACTGCCGTTCCGGCAAGGGCCCGATCATTCTGGAAATGCTGACCTATCGTTATCGTGGTCACTCCATGTCTGACCCGGCAAAGTACCGTTCCAAAGACGAAGTGCAGAAAATGCGCGCGGAACATGACCCAATCGAGCAGGTCAAGGCGCGGCTCCTTCAACAGGGCTGGGCCACTGAGGATGAACTCAAGGCAATCGACAAGGATGTCCGTGACGTCGTTGCCGACAGCGCCGAGTTCGCCCAGACCGATCCGGAGCCGGATGTTTCCGAGCTCTACACCGACATTCTGCTCTGA
- a CDS encoding FtsB family cell division protein → MWTKHHKKRRFGRLVVPAITVAFLSYFGYHCVHGDFGLQATERLERQRLARTVELAKLTKARVSLERQVELMSDGSLERDMIDEISRYQLNMSRSDEIVIMNTYF, encoded by the coding sequence ATGTGGACCAAGCATCACAAGAAGAGACGTTTTGGCCGTCTGGTCGTTCCGGCAATCACCGTCGCATTCCTTTCCTATTTCGGATATCATTGTGTCCATGGCGACTTTGGTCTTCAGGCGACGGAGCGTCTGGAGCGCCAGCGTCTGGCGCGCACCGTCGAGCTTGCGAAGCTGACCAAGGCACGCGTCTCGTTGGAGCGCCAGGTCGAGCTGATGAGCGATGGTTCGCTGGAGCGCGACATGATCGATGAAATCTCGCGTTATCAGTTGAATATGTCACGCAGCGACGAAATCGTGATCATGAATACATATTTCTGA